In Candidatus Tanganyikabacteria bacterium, one DNA window encodes the following:
- the ruvX gene encoding Holliday junction resolvase RuvX — MEEVARILGLDVGSRTIGVAVSDPLGLTAQGAGVIKRVSAAADVDEISRLANLYHAETIVVGYPVSLGGSIGPQARSVDAFIERLEAAGHRIEREDERFTTKIAQQVLIAADVSRAKRKQVIDQQAAILILQAYLDRKRRQERTP, encoded by the coding sequence ATGGAGGAGGTCGCGCGGATCCTGGGGCTCGACGTGGGCTCGCGGACCATCGGCGTGGCCGTCAGCGATCCCCTCGGCCTCACCGCACAGGGCGCGGGCGTGATCAAGCGGGTGTCAGCGGCCGCTGACGTAGATGAAATCAGCCGCCTGGCCAATCTTTACCATGCCGAAACGATCGTGGTAGGCTACCCCGTGAGCTTGGGCGGATCGATCGGCCCGCAGGCTCGGTCGGTAGATGCGTTCATAGAGCGCCTCGAGGCGGCCGGCCACCGGATCGAGCGAGAAGACGAGCGCTTCACCACCAAGATCGCCCAGCAGGTGCTCATCGCCGCGGACGTTTCCAGGGCCAAGCGCAAGCAGGTGATCGATCAACAAGCGGCCATCTTGATCCTCCAGGCCTACCTCGATCGCAAGCGGCGGCAAGAAAGGACACCCTGA